Sequence from the Clupea harengus chromosome 20, Ch_v2.0.2, whole genome shotgun sequence genome:
GTAAacagaaattaaatgttttagcATTTGCCTCTCTGATTGCCCGCAGATGTATCCTTCTACAATGGAAGTCACCCAAACCCCCAGCAGATAAGTCTTGGGAGACTGATCTAATGTCATTCCTTAAGCTGGAAAAGCTGAAAAAATCAAATTCTCACTTAGAGGGTCGACTGGGAAATTCTACACTACATggcagcctctcctctcatattttGATAATGTAGCTACGACTCCTACTACTTAGAATtaaagtaccagtaccagttGTACTGTTGCAGATACTTTGATTGATTCGATACATTGATAGAGAAAGGTGGACCAACTTGGGATGGGAGCGTGGGTGGGTTTTTAAGTTTTGtatatgtttctttctttcttgtatatctgtatgtctgtataaaaaaaaaaaaaaaagatgaccacaCAGCTAATTGTACAAGATCTATgctatgtgatgtgatgtgtttcaataaacaaatgtatatacattttttttttaaagttacagcgATTAACCCAATTTCAAAGTAGTTATTTAAGTTAAGTTCATCCTCTACATGTGCCTAGTTCTGTAACTGTGAAAATCTAACTTTCTGCATTGCTTAGTCCCAATCATTTTgctcaataaataaattatgatAGAAGaattttgtatgtgtatttgttgaacTGGGTCCACTTTATTAAGTTAAGTTCATCCTCTATGCCCTTGGTGCCTTTGTGGAGTTCATGTGAGCTTCTAGATTGTGCCTGACAGACACGCAAGTGCCTAGTTCTGCAAGTCTGTAAATCTACCTGTCAACATTGCTCAGTCCCAACAGGATCTTGTGTCTCCTGGTAAAGGGTAAGGCCTGTACTCATGCTGTGACCTCCCTGAGCAGCAATAACCTCAACCAAAAGTTTCTGTAACTGTTGATCAGTCCCATACATTGGCTTGGAGGGATCTTGGCCCATTCCTCCTTACAAAACTGCTCCAACTCATGGATGTTGCTTCTGTGCATGAACTGATCTCTTCAGGATTAAGTTCTGGACTTTGACTCAGCCATTCCAAAATattccatttcttcttctttaaccATTCTTTGGTagacttacacttacacacttgtgtgtttagggtcGTTGTCTTGCTGCATGACCCATCTTCTGTTGAGCTTCAGTTCACAAACGGATACCCTGACATTCTCCTGTAGTATTTGGCCGGTACCATCCAGAATTCATAGATCCGTCAATGATGGCAAGCCGTCCTGGTCCCGAggcagcaaagcagccccaAACCATGATAATGCCACCACCGTGCTTTGTGGTTGGGATGAGGTTCTTATGTTGGAAtacagtgtttgtttttcgtTAAACATAACGCTTCTCATTTAAAACGGGACTCATCCGTCCACAGAACATGCTTCCAATAGCCTTTTAGCTCATCCACGTGGTCTTTAGCAAACTTAAGACGGGCAGCAGTGTTCTTGGAGAGTAGTGGCTTCCTCCAAAATTTTTAATGTTAGATCATTTTgctcaataaataaattatgaaaGAAGATTTTTTGTGTGTTGAACTGGGTCCACTTCATTAAGCTTTAGGACGTAGATGAAGATGTGCTCACATTTTAGATCAAATTTATGCAGATATACAGAAAATTCAaaagggttcacaaactttctagCACCACTGTAATATAATTTAAACAAGAGCACACAAGCCCTATTTTGCTGCATTCGTTTATTATAATGACCAATTAGCAATTATATTTTCCAGGATATCTTCTGTttgtatatacaaatatacacatgtatCGTGTGCAATAAGTGTTCTTTAGTCTTATTTTGTAATGTACTATGTATACTGTAAAAAGATAATTGCTATTCGTTGTTGTCTACAGATAGTTCTACAAAGTGTGGTCAGAAACCCCGGCCAGATAATGGATCAAAAGGAAAAGGCAATAACCCAGGTAAGTTCAGCCTACAAGCACTCGTCCACACAACCATTCATTAACATTGAGCATTTCTACATGCATGTTGAACACACGTATGTGAAAACAATATGATCTGAGGTCACATATAAGCACAGAGTCCTATTGTATTTGTTGCCCTAATTTTAGCGGGGCGGGTTGTTGTGTTTAAAGTTACAGCGATTAACCCAATTTCAAAGTAGTTATTTAAGTTAAGTTCATCCTCTACATGTGCCTAGTTATGTAACTGCACATTTAACTTTCGGCATTGCTTAGTCCCAATCATTTTgctcaataaataaattatgaaaGAATGTGAATTTTGTAAGTGTATTTGTTGAACTGAGTCCACTTTATTAAGTTTAAGGACGTACATGAAGATGTGATCACATTTTAGATCAAATGTATGCAGATATACATAAGATTCTaaagggttcacaaactttctagcaccactgtaatagaatttaaacactaaccctaaccctttctaacaccactgtatacacacacacactggatgtattgtgtgcaataaatcaaataaaataaaatctaagTTTAGCGGGGCaggttgttttgtttaaagTTACAGTGATTAACTCAATTTCAAAGTAGTTATTTAAGTTAAGTTCATCCTCTATGCCCTTGGTGCCTTTGTGGAGTTCATGTGAGCTTCTAGATTGTGCCTGACAGACGTGCAAGTGCCTAGTTCTGCAAGTCTGTAAATCTACCTGTCAACATTGTTCAGTCCCAACAGGATCTTGTAAGGGTTTGTGGTGATTTTTGCAGCAGCCATAAATATCATCTGGAATTCTAAAAAATGtcacactggcactggcactggcactggcactggcatgcactggcactggcactggcactggcatttCAACCCGGCACTGGCACTTCACACTGGCACTGAAACTGGCACTGAAACTTACACTGAAACTAACACTGAAACTGTCTTTCATTACCCCAGATTCTGCAAGGCGAGCTAATGCCTCGTCTGTGAAGTCTGGTATGAGGTGCACTGAAGAATTACTGAATGTAAAAGGACCATTTGTTGATGTTGTGAGGTTTGTAGCAGAGGCCTTAGCACGCACAAGTAGCCAACTAGTTAACTGGCCGAATCAGCGGGAACTAGCAAAGAATTAGCATACAGACCCACTGATGACATTTGTGCATTAGCTACACAGCATCACATGAGATAAAGACACATTTACCAAACACATTTACTTTGATTGACATTAGGGACCtttcaaaatgtcttcaaaaAAGGGGCAGCCTGGGCACACAGCAAAGAGCTACACATAGCatagttttgattggctgtagatCACACAACAAAGAGCTACACGTAGCatagttttgattggctgtagcTCACACAACAAAGAGCTACACGTAGCatagttttgattggctgtagatCACACAGCAAAGAGCTACACATAGCatagttttgattggctgttgctcAGCGACTTtcactcagagagacagagcagacagTGCAACATCACATGTTCGGATTAACTAGGTTAGGGTATATAAGGGTTAGGgtttatataatataacattGATGTTTATGTTAATTGACACtttatataacataatatttatgtttatgttaacTGACACTttatataatgtaatattaaCGTTTATGTTACCCATTTCCATCAGAAGGGTGAGCAATGCCTGTCAGACAGCATGTCACTGCAGTGTGCTCCTTCTCTCTGGTGCAGGTCAGTGGAGAATCTGGAGAAGTTGTTGAAATGCGCTGATGTCAATGATTCAACATCGTTCACAGATGACAAAGTTGTTGCACACATTTACAAGCTAAAGAACTTCAGGGATCGGTGTCCCCGTCCCCAGGTCAGTGAATCTGTCAATAGAGTCAATATAGAACAATCAACTTATTTACCACCATATgttttgtgttgatttgtgtTAGTTTGTATTGTGCTTTGGCAGATTCTCAGTAAAGCCTCTAATGTTGCTAGAAGCTTCTTGAAacaaggttagggttagtgttagtgGTTATCtcccagggttagggttagtggttATCtcccagggttagggttagggataggTAAGGTTATCTCCCTTACTCATAACATAATGTAGCGTCATGCAGAGTCAGTCGTATCTTTGGCTTCTTTGCCATTTATTACCTCAGGCATAAGCATTCcatagcacacacagagacacaagcaTTCCATagcatacacagagacacacgcattCCATAGCATACAGATATATAGAAAGGTAGACTGGCAtttatatgagcatttatacaCGGGCACTCAACAAAGGGCAAGGGTCGATAAGACGCAAACGGCAAGGGTCGATAAGACACAAAGGGCAAGGGTCGATAAGACGCAAAGGACAGGGGTCAAAAAGATGCAAAGGGAAAGGGTCGATAAgacacaaacacttgtaaagagacaagATATTCCAGAGATGagtaaacagataaatattacagCAAGTGATACGCGATGTTAAGTGTTTTGCAATGTACTATGTATGCGGTGGAAAGATGATTTCTATTCGTTGTTCTACAGGGAGTGGTGGGGAGCCAAATCGTGGACCAGGTGAGTTCAGCCTACAAGCCCTAGTCCACACAACCATTCATTACATTGAGCATTTCTACATGCCTGTTGAACACTCGTATGTGAAAACAATATGATCTAAGGTCACAAGCACAGAGTCctattttatttgttgcactaaTTTTAGCGGGGCAGGTTGTTCATTCTCTATGCCCTTGGTGCCTTTGTGGAGTTCATGTGAGCTTAAAGATTGTGCCTGACAAGTCTGTAAATCTACCTGTCCACATTGCTCAGTCCCAACAGGATCTTGTAAGGGTTTGTGGTGATTTTTGCAGCAGCCATAAATAGCATCTGGAATTCTCAAAAATGTCACTCTGGCATTGGCGtgcactggcactggcatttCACACTGGCACTTGCACTAGGAAAACCCCACTACGCCACAAATGCTAAACAGATGGACTCTGATGTCTAACAGAAAATACACGCTAACGTTAACCAAGGAGGAAAAGGTATTCGTAATTAGAACACAAAGCTTAGAATTGAACGATAAATCATTTACTCTTGCATCCACACAGCATTTTGGCACACAACTAcgtccagaacacacacacacacacacacacacacacaccacccagaacacacaaacacacacacacacacacacaacatgctcgctgcgctgcgctgcgctgcgctgcgctgcgcttaCGGTAGATGTAACAACAGCTTCACTGTGTACTCATAACATTACAGAATATCAGAATATGCTGGAGAAATGTGATCGAGTTTTGCTTTTGACTGTTCGCCAGTTAGCTCAGAAGCTTCAGATAAAAGCCCTTTACCGCCACTTTGAGTAAAACCACTTACAGCATAACTGTTCTTCAGGTTCCAGGTCGGTTCCAGTTTGGTTCCGGTTTGGCAGATATTGACCTTCCCACTGAGCTTctgaatgaggaagaggaaaacacaATGGCCTTCTGTCTGATCCGTTCTCCCATGAATTTTGAGGTcagtcaagcctatagtacattCATATCCCTTACTTCCCAGTAAGACTAAGTCCTTATCCAGACTTAACCCTAACCTAATTATGCTATGGTAGTTATGTGGGCAATATCCCATAGCCTTTTTCAATAATGCTGCCTTGAGTTACACAAGTATATTTTGCCTTCACCCAAAGCTACCCAAAATGTGTAATGCAGTATCCAACGATACGCGTGTACAGTGTGCATGGAACCTTCAGTGCTTCAGCACAAATCTGGTTCATAGTGCTTAGGGTTATGGCTGGGGTTAGGGTTGGGCTTGGGGTTGGGTCTCTGTCACAGCTTTCAGTGTATATTTGCCAGGCCAGAAACATCCCCATGTTATGCAACATGAGCTGCcatcttgttttcttgttcagGATTTCGGTGTCCTAGATGGACGACTCTATGGGATTAGCGTCTGTGATAAGAACATCTCAGGGTTGAACCAGCGCATCAATATCACAGTGAATTTAAACATCTCTGACGTGAGTGTATGACTCCAAACTCAACAACGATTTCAATGTTCCTATAACAAACCCCAGATATGTCCATTAAAAGGTCATGCTTTGTAAATTCACCAAGCTTCACTGACTGTCAACATGAGGAGAACGGAATGTTTTATAACATtgcgtggcacacacacacacacacacacacacacacacacacacacacacacacacacccgcggcCTGTAATTGTATAACATTGTGACACACTACTCCTCATCTTATTATCTGTAGGACACAAAGGAACCATCTTGTGTATTTTTGGACTTCTCAAACAAAAGTAAGGATGATCTCTTGGTGATGCTGATGGTATGGTTTTGATTTGCATTTCCTAATAATCTACATTTGCTTGTGACCACAGACATGTGTAATatgattctgtgtgttttcctcacAGACATGTGTAATatgattctgtgtgttttcctgacAGACATATATAatcattctgtgtgttttcctctcagacatatataatataatgctgggtgtgtttatctgtgtacaATATAATGATGGGTGTTTTTATCTGTGTATAATATAATGTtgagtgtgtctatctgtgtataatataatgctgggtgtgtttatctgtgtataatataatggtgggtgtgtctatctgtccatAAGGCTCGCACCTTTACCTGTAGCTCCTCTTGgcagttagggttaggggttagggtttagggtcagggttaggtttagggttatTCTCTGAGAGAAGTTTTAGCCTGAAGCTTTTTGACCACCCTCTCCAATGACTTCCATTTGATTCAGTCAAACTAAAGATGTTTGCAGTTggatatatataaatatctatTCCTTTCAGATTTCAGCCAAGAAGGCTGCTCAACCGAGTGGATAAAAGAGAATGCAACAGTGGTCTGTTCTTGTAACCACCTGACTTACTTCGCTGTACTGATGGTATGTGATGGACAGTACACGTTCTTCCAACATGCTTTGCTTTGACAGATAAATGCTTGAAGGTTGTTTAGGTTTAGGTTTGTCCTAATGGCAGATCTTTAAGAAGTGcctctgggttagggttaggggctCTGGCCAGTTAAGCTCCCAGCTCAGTTTTAGTCAGGAAGTCCTTTTTGCAGGATGAACCGGTGGGCCATTCTGAGGGTTGGGGTGAGGGTTTAGGTAGGGTGACGGTTAGAATCCATACAAACGGTAGTAGCAACGCCAGCAAACGTGTAAAGCAAACATGTAAAGCAAATGTGTACAATTATGAATCGAATGCATAGACATTACTGTCATtacttagtgggtatacagtgcgcttgtaaggttactattaccagggtaagtagagtaatggaaaagaaaactatgtcgatggtggcagttatttacattgcaggtaaagctagcacagagtattGGGTAGATTAGAATAAGAGACTGTGACATGATATGTGGTGATATACATATATTAATGATATGTGGTGGTTTACATATATTAATGATATGTGGTGATTTACATCAGATTAATGATATGTGGTGATTTACATATATTAATGATATGTGATGGTTTACATATATTAATGATACATATTTATCTACATTTAGGTGTCTCCTAATATCACCAAGGACCATGCTGTGAACCTCACCTAcatctctgtgattggctgtagcatctctctcgctttcctgCTTCTCACCGTCTTCCTGTTCCTCATCCAGAGGTAGTTACacaagagatgtgtgtgtgtgtgagtgtgtttgtgtgtgtgtgtgtgtgtgtgtgagtgtgagtgtgagtgtgtgtgggtgagtgtgtctgtgtgtgtgtgtgtgtgtgtgtgtctgtctgtgtgtgtgtgtgtgtgtgtgtgagtgtgagtgtgtgtgggtgagtgtgcctgtgtgtgtgtgtgtgtgtgtgtgtctgtctgtgtgtgtgtgtgtgtgtgtgtgagtgtgagtgtgtgtgggtgagtgtgcctgtgtgtgtgtgtgtgtgtgtctgtctgtgtgtgtgtgtgtgtgtgttagtgtgtgtgggtgtgtgtgtgagtgtgtgtgtgtgtgtgtgtgtgtgtgtgtgtgtgtgtgtgtgttagtgtgtgtgtgtgtgtgtgtgtgtgtgtgtgtgagtgtgtgtgggtatgtgagtgtgtgtgtgtgtgtgtgtgagtgtgtgtgtgtgtgtgtttgtgagtgtgagtgtgagtgtgagtgtgtgtgtgtgtgtgtgtgtgtgtgtgtgtgtgtgtgtgtgtctgtgtgtgtgtgtgtgagtgtgtgtgtgtgtgtgtgtgtgtgtgtgtgtgtgtgtgtatgtgtgtgtgtgtgtgtgtgtatacactaaGGGTTTGCAGCAGGGCTATTATCTGTACCTGTTTTCAGAAACCAGAAGTGGGTGTGGTCCAACTCAGACGTAGTTCAAAATAGATTTAGCCTAGAAtttgaaaatgcaaatgaaTAGCTGTCATGAGAATTCGTGTTTCCTGCTGTTGAGGAAATTAACCTACTCATCACACACAGTGCCTCAGCAGGTACAAGCAGTACGTGAGGTCACCTGTTCAGCAGGTACAAGCAGTACGTGAGGTCACCTGTTCAGCAGGTACAAGCAGTATGTGAGGTCACCTGTTGAGCAGGTACAAGCAGTACGTGAGGTCACCTGTTGAGCAGGTACAAGCAGTACTTGAGGTCACCTGTTGAGCAGGTACAAGCGGTACGTGAGGTCACCTGTTAAGCAGGTACAAGCAGCATGGAGGTCACCTGTTGAGCAGTTATTATGTTGCATCTCAATTGGAATCCAAAACAATAGGTGCCTTGGGTTAAGTTAGGTTTAAAGGCACCTAGGTACCTAACcgttggtgacacacacacacacacacacacacacacacacacacacacaaacacactcatgtggtctacgcacacatccacacacacacacacacacacacatgtggtctgcacacacacactccacacacttacagtatgtGGTTTACAGACAcatccttacacacaaacacacacgctacacacacatgtggtctacacacacacccgcccccccccccccccacacacacacacacttatgtggctacacacacatcatgacacacacacacacatgtgatctacacacacacatcaccacacacacttatgtgatttacacacacagcaccacacacacacactcaacacacacttatgtgGTCTTTGAAAGCAAAACATGGGAATGCCTTGGCGCCTTGGGTTAGGTTAGGCTTAGGGGTCAGGGGTAAGGTTAGTTTTAAAGGCCTTTAAACCAAATGAGTTGAGGGAAATGCTTTGCATGACATTTTTCCATAATAAGGAAGTGATGGAATATATTCATATATCCAATACATGGAAATTATGTGGCTAAAATGTTATCTGATGGGGTATGAAAGGGACATGTTCAGTAGCCCTATGATTACACAGTGAACTTGTAATGTTCAGTAGCCCTCACTAATAGTATGAATTTGTGACACTACACAAATTTCAACAAATTATTACACAGTGAACTTTTAATGTATAAGCATTATAGTCCCACGTAGTGGATTGGAACCCAGCAAgggtgcaagtgtttgtgtgtgtgtgtgtgagagagagtgtgtgtgtgtgtgtgtgtgtttgtgtctgtgtgtgtgtgtgtgtgtgtgagagactgtgtgtgtgtgtgtgtgtgtgtgtatgtgtgtgtgtgtgtgagagagagtgtgtgtgtgtgtgtgtttatgtgtgtgtgtgtgtgtgtgtgtgtgtg
This genomic interval carries:
- the LOC122133835 gene encoding adhesion G protein-coupled receptor G3; the encoded protein is MAFCLIRSPMNFEDFGVLDGRLYGISVCDKNISGLNQRINITVNLNISDDTKEPSCVFLDFSNKNFSQEGCSTEWIKENATVVCSCNHLTYFAVLMVSPNITKDHAVNLTYISVIGCSISLAFLLLTVFLFLIQR